The Ictalurus punctatus breed USDA103 chromosome 28, Coco_2.0, whole genome shotgun sequence DNA window ATGCAAAATCCAATTATGCTGAGACAGACCAACAGATTAGAGACAGCATGAaccagaaagagaaagagacgggTGATGCAGAGGAAGGGGAAACAAGAGGAggtcaaaagaaaagaaaaacaaggatTAGGTAATCATTTTTCCACAAAAGGAAACTGCATTCAACTGAcagtaaagtccataaatgtaaatgtaaatcttaCTCTTGTCCACAGTTAGTCCCATATTTAGAACAGATTTGTCCTGTTGGATGGTACAGTTGTACATCTTGGGCTCGCTATCTGCAAAACCTGTCAGAGTAAACACGCATTTATCGCTATGCATGTTGACACTGCCCCGGTTCTGGAAGGCGGGATCCACCTTATTGGTGATATTAGTAGAAGCCGCCACTTTCTTATCTACTACATAGGTGCATGTTGCATTGCCCTGATTTGGTAGGGTGAACCTGCATTCCATCTGTAAGTTTTGATCCTTGGTCAAACAGGCAGTCAGCGAGTTTATGCTCTGAGAGCTGGCCATGCCTACAGGACAGTGAGACACATCATTATTTTGTGGATGGTCAGAGAAACTCCAGCAGGCAGTTTTATGTTCTCTGataaaaacacatacatacatatatctatctatctatctatctatatatatatatatatatatatatatatatatatatatatatatatacacacacacacacacacacacacatacatatatatatatatataaatatataaacccatttgctattcacaatagaacacagaatatatatcaaatgtttaaactgagtaaatgtaccgttttaaggtAACAAATAAggacatttttaatttgatggccacaacacatcacaaaaaagtttggacaggaGCAACAAAAGGCggtaaaagtaagtgttactaaaaagaaacagctggatgttaattggcaacagattatgattggatataaaaagagtatcttagagaggcacagtctttcagaagtaaagatgggcaaatgttcaccaatctgcgaaaaactgcatctacagtttgtggaacaatttcagaataatgttcctcaacataaaattgcgaagattatgaatatctcatcatctacagtacataatatcatcaaaagattctgagaatctggagaatgtgcacaagggtgaaaatcaatattgcatgcccgtgatcttcaggcactcaggcagcactgcattaaaatcatgattctgtaatggaaatcactgcatggactcagaaacacaaaatgaccttatttgttaccttaaaatggtacatttcctcagtttaaacatttgatatattttttgtgttctattgtgaataacatatgggtttatgagatttgcaaaccaTTGCCATTCTGTCATTCATTGCCATTCTAaaaccattttgtttttaattaacattttatgCAGTgtgccaactttttttggaattggggttatatatatagtatgcaTTTACCGCTGTATATCAGTACATGCTGAGAATATGTGTGTGGCCTTGCAGATAGTAACTGGTAAAGCTTTTTAAAGTAGACATGACTATAATAGGTTATAAGGTGTTAACTTgtgtgttataattatttataccacagggtggttgaattctcgaatctgattgatCATAACGTGGTGAGTAATTTGACACTTCGAATCTGTCACTTTGATAGTAACAACGTACTATACGGTGGATGCTCAGTGAGGCAGTCTAAGGCTAATAAAACATACCATCGTGTCAGTATATAGTGAGGTTTTCTAaatggagatgtttattttctgCCATGAGGTgtttctcagtgacatgacaagcCTAATTTCTTTgtcttaacttcaagagagagaaataatagaAACTGGTGATGGAAAGACActgtatagctgctataacataaattATAACAGGATCTGTtactaacttgtttcacggatGTTGCACAACATGTAATGTCACTACAAACGGTGAAAGGATTTAGGAGTGTCGTCCGGTCTGGCCACATTACAACCCACTGATGTTGATCATTTTCCCATATCAGCACAAACTTATATGTTGCGTTAGAGTGTTTAGAAATAGAACTACACATATATCGACACTGTGACCGCAACATGCTTTACCCAACAGTTTTGTTCATTTGGATTACACTATTTTGTTACCAGTATTGCAAAAGCGTTTGCAAGTTTGCAATAACAGTTTAATAAACTATACTGCATAGCCCTGTTCTGTAGTATTATTTATGTTATGCCGTTTTTAACCTCTTGATGGGCTTAAGTATAGatacaaatgtgtttttacCCAGCAGGCAGAATGAAGCCAGGACGCTGTAGTACATCATTTTTTTGACTTCGGAAACCTGGAGAGGAAGCACAACAAGACACTCAGATCAATACAGCCTGACTGCATTTGAACACCAAGGGAGACCATGTgcacaaaacagcacaaaagcTGGGTGGTGGCAGAAGTTTAGTGTCACTCTGGGCTGATTTGTTTTCTCACAGCTTTAGAAAGATTCCACTCTGTGTCTTCAAAGTAGCACCAAGTGTCATATGGGTGGGGTCGCCCAAGGCTCCAGAGTCTTATCTCTGTGTGTAAACTACAAAAATTACATTTCAgtagcatttttattttgcactcGTCTTTCTTTCTGTACCAGATAGAATGACAAATATATGAAAAAAGAGCGAATACTTTACAAGTGTATGGATTTACAGCCGTCAGGAAGTTCctacatgttttcatttttctccATGTTTTATCTATCGGGCATGACTGAACTTGCCTGCATTACTCAGAACCAAAATTGCTCAGCTAGAATTAAGCAAGTGCAAATAACAAGCAgcaaaaatgctgaaaatgctAACTGAATCTGTCAGAATGTGCAACATGACCAAATAACGGCCCATAAgcataatattatatattagtatTAGTTCTCAAAGCATAACATTAAGTCAAAGGGAAAAGTAGGAGTGAGAACGCAGCATTCTCAGATGACCTGCCATTGGACATTATCTATTTACACCAATTCTACCTTACTTTTCGAGATGAGCTCTTTTGGTAATTGAGGTATACACGTATTCTTACCGTTTATTTCCTGTGTCGGATGTTGAAGGCGTTAGAGGAGAAGCTGTGATCCTTCCCGTGCCTGGCTTACTGTATAATGCTGTAATGGAGACGCGCGCGGCATAAATAAGCGCGTGCGTAACGCGCTGTGTCATCGTACACAAGGCTGAGCCGCACCTCCCGCCCTTATCCGCCTTTCCCGCAATGATCATCTCCAAATCTCCCTGTGCACTCATATTCAGCCAGAACACTTCAGTGTATCAGACACAACAAAGCAgcaatacaaaaaatatatatccttATTCTACCTCATAAGCCTACATGGAGCATATCTGGGAACTGGTGTAATTATGCTGTACGCATATCCTCATCAGACTCCTCCACTGTCCCCTTATATgggaacatttttatttttcagtcacCTTATGATTTCAGACTCATGATATCCTCATGAAAATAGCACGAGTCTTATTTCCCGTTTCAGGGATATTTCGTTTCCCGTTCCcgtttccggataagattgcccacccctgtcTAGACTgaaaaggtttttttcccccccagttattttttatttttatatttatttatttatttgtttatttattaatttatttattacataactCAGGTAAGGGTCTAGTATTTTGAAGTCTGGTTAATACCCAAAAGTGAAAAAtcagaaaagtatatttaaTGATTTCACACACCAACTTTCTCTAAAGGCAACTACTAGCTATTGGTTTCGTTTGCATTTAATTTAGtaatacagaaaataatcaaatatgaTCATGAAGCCTACAGTATTTCTATCTTTATAATGACCTTtattcatcaatccatccattttctataccgctgaTCCTACTgagtcacagggaacctggagcctatcccagggagtatcgggcacaaggcggggttaCATTCTGGACGGGTgcaaatccatcacagggcacaatcacacgcacattcacacacccattcatacactatggacactttggacatgccaaacagcctatcatgcaggtctttggactggaggagtaaaccggagtacctggaggaaacccccacagcacagggagaacatgcaaactccgcacacacagggcagcagtgggaattgaacccccgaccctggaggtgtgaggtgaacgtgctaacccaCTGTTTGCCCACCTTTATTCATaacatgcatatttttttttcatgtgcatTCATTAAACTGGTTCCTTCACTGAAAGTCTAGGCAAGTTTAGAAAGCGAATGAAAGCATTTTTATATTGTTGTGTGGAAATATATTTGTTTGCTCATAAAGGGTGTTGTAGCATGTTTTTGGCAGAAATCCCATTTGGGTTTAAATCcatattttgcattgtttttcaTCATTTGCCAGAACCAGACATTCAACTTGTTTTCCTGGACTGCCGCATACATacatagtgccctccactaatacagGCACCTTTGGtcaatatgagcaaagaaggctgtgaaaaattgtctttattgtttaaccttttgatcttttgttaaaaaaaaattcataaaaatactctgctctcatggatatcaaacaatttcaaacaacacaggtttatcaacaaaaaaaatctttgttaaatataggtgtacaacaataattggcacccttttagtcaatactttgtactacctccctttgtcaagataacagctctgagtcttctcctataatgcctgatgaggttagagaatacatggcaagggatctgaaatcattcctccatacagaatctctccagatccttcacatttcgaggtccacgctggtggactctcctcttcagttcaccccacaggttttctatgggtttcaagtcagggcactgggatggccatggcaggacctttattttgtggtcagtaaaccatttttgtgttgattttgattttttttttgttttgttttggatcattgtcctgctagaagatccaaccacagtccatttgaagctttctggcagaggcagtcaggtcttcatttaatatctgttgatatttgatagtctatgatgccatgtatcctaacaaaatgtccaggtcctcttgCAGAataacagccccaaaacattaaagagtcaccaccatatttaaccgtggggatgaggtacttttccatatggctacctctccgTCTGCGCTAAAACcacttctggtgtttattgttaaaaagctctattttggtagaacccgatcccatttgaaggtccaatagtgtctggcaaactgaagatgcttgagtttgtttttggatgagagtaggagcttttttcttgaaagccTTCCAAACAACTATGGGTAATGAAGTTGACTTTGGATTATAGTTTTGgaaactttctgaccccaagacgcaactaacttctggaattctccagctgtgatgcttggagattttttgtaatgtcacctgtaacgtctccctgagggcaacagattaaatagatcagagccagggtgagagctgtccttgatagtttttcctctgctgaggcaacaggaggtgtaaatatccatcagggaggggagagggcagccaatgatcttctgtgctgttcttattactctctgaagcctctccctgtctgccaAGGTGCAGCTGCCGTACCATACCgtaatacagtatgtcagcgggctctcgacggacgagcggtagaaggtcagcagcagattggagtccagattgtacttcctgagaaccctcaggaagtggaGCCGCTTTTGAGCCTTCTtaataaccgctgtgatgttgtctgtCCAGGAGATGtcagcagagataaggacgccaagaaaccggaaggtgtggaccctctccacacactcaccattgatGAAAAGGGGGGCtagctcagtgttgtgcttcctgaagtctacaatgatCTCCTTGGTTTTCTTAGTGTTTAGAGCCAGATTATTCtctgaacaccaggctgccaagttcaggacctcctctctgtaggctatCTCATCTCCCTTTGAAatgagtccgaccactgtggtgtcgtgaGCAAACTTGACGATAAGGTTGTTATTGTGGACCGGACTACAGTTGTaggtgtagagacagtacaggagggggctcagaacacagccctgtggagaaccagtgctcaacgtgcgagtggaggagagggggggtccgagtctcactgtctgagacCGGTTAGTGAGAAAGCAGGCacatgtgggggggggggcaagagtgaccaatttggtgatgagaatATCCGGaatgattgtattaaaagccgaattgtaatccacaaaaagcatccggacgtagctctgttgctgctctagatgtctcaacacggaGTGGagagctacggcgatagcatcctctgtggatctgtttgcacgatatACAAAGTGATAGGGATCGaagtctggggggaggtagtccttgatgtgccgaagaaccaatctctcaaagcacttcataataactggagtgagggccacaggacgataatcatttagACTAGTTGTGGgagacttctttggcactggaatgattgtggctgattttaggcaggacgggataACTGCTTGGGAGTCAttgccagggagagattgaagattctggtaacgatgtgggcaagctggtgggcacacgATCTGAGCACCTTACCAGGTATTCCATCTGGgtcagcagccttcctggggttcactgccagaaacatccgtctaacatcgtgttccctcacagtaaatAAAGTGTAGCAGAAACCAGGAGgtgatggaggcagggctggactggtgcAGGAGCCAGATGAAAGTGGAGACaaggctggagcagatgagtgctgttgttgtgatgtttcaaagcgagcaaagaagcaatttagctcttctgccagaatcgcactcaggtctcctgttgtcgcatCGTGACCTCTCATTCAtgctatgaatgactaagggaatttggcctctGTGATACCTCATATTTATGCCCCTcctggttgaacaatttcctgttcctagtcacacaGGTATActaagaaaatgtcaaatatcaatgggaatatacttaaaatatatttttttaatatgaattcataggtgCAAATAACTGCtgtacacatatatttaacaaagatattttttgggaAGTATttttgggatttaaaaaaatattaaaaggtaataaaaataaagacaatttcacagacttctttgctcatatttataatattagtaccagtattagtggagggcactgtatacagtatataaaccaTTTTCAGAACATAGAGTATAAggtaaagaaaatattttctgtctttctcaaaAATGTCATTTGTTTATGTATCCAGCCAATAAATATTGCTGGCATCTGGATAGTTGGCCCTTATGGAGCACAAATGAACTCCATATAAGACTTATCTGAACCTTGTAATAAGACACCCACTCTGAAATGTTTTGCACATAAATTGTCCCACACTGTGGTTTTTTGAGCCCAAATACAACCCACTTTCATCTGGCTGTGAATTAATTACCCTAAATAGCCCATTATTTGGTTCCCCAACCATTTGGGTCTCAAATAAAGATGTTTACTGGGACATGAATTTATTAATCAGAGGAAGGTTAGTACCAGTATTAGTTCTCAAAGACAGTGTAACACCACAATGCTACCTCAGTCAAATCTTAAGAGTAACCCACTAAGGTATGCAAACATTTATTAGTGTAAAATATCATATTGTTTCTGGACTTTTTAGGTAATGTTATGTTTGCAGGTAATGTTATATCACATCACTGATGTCTTGAGTAGTCCAATAAGGTTCAACATTGAAGAcagaattcattattttcctatttttatttgctgtatacagttgcaatcaaacttattcaacccccattgcaaaccaggtttattgtcaaaatttacttTTGCAAATTTTCAGCTGGTTGCAATgatcaaatcaaacaaaaggattgaaatagttcaactgaaaatgcaacttactataatgatttctccagtgtCAAAATGATTtgaccccttcatggcaagcatcttacGTACTCAGTAGatcacccttttgctgttatgacctgcagCAAACGAGacgcatagccagacaccagcttctggaaGTGTTCCTGGGGagtcttagcccattcctcatgagcaatggtccccagttcagtaatattcttgggtttgtgtgctgcaaccgccttcttcaaatcccaccagagactttctatggggttcaggtgactgtgatggccctgtagaatcttccaggacttcttctgcacacaagccttggtggaatttgaagtATGCTTGGGATccttgtcctgttggaaggtccaatggtGCCCAAACTTccgcttcctcacagatggcatgacattttctcctaggatttcctgatacttaaatgaatccatcttgccttccacacgctgcaggtttccagtgacagagaatgcaaagcagccccagagcaacactgatccaccaccatgcttgactgtggacagattgttctttcttcattcttcttcttctagacataccactgatccatcatgctgaaaagttaaagttttgtttcatcgctccacagaacagaatcccaaaacttctgtggcttatttatatgattttgaacttttcttgtgcttctGGGTCAGTAGTgctgtacgtcttggagttctggcatggaaaccttctacatttagtacgtgccttactgtgctgactgaaacctcagtgcctgttgccaccaagtcttgcagTAGGTCTTTTgaagtcactcgagggtttttcacaacctgccttctcagaaatctggctgcagctgttgatagcttcctttttcttcccCGTCCAGGTAGTGTACACTCAACAAAACCTAGCCAGTCCTGGTATTTTAtaaattttctacccctagccagttcaggtatttcatgtgttccagctgaagcacacctggtgcaactaatgaagcccttgattagttgcatcaggtgtgcttaagacaacacctgttttgcatacttgtgctgttgtgagggattctattcaggagcttgaatcattttgaaactggagaaatcaaaatgtattaagttgcattttcagttgtatttggggaaaccacttgaagcgtttgttgtgttgaactatttcaattgcgttgtttgatttgttcattgaaaaCAGGTGAAAGTctataaattttgacaataaacctgatttgcaatgggggttgaataattttgattgcaactgtagacTATCAGCCACGTGCAGAAGATACCTTAAAAGGAATTGATAAAAATACAGTGTAGCAATGCTATTAAATAAGATCTACCGCAACTCAGCAAGCAACTCAAATCACaatagatctttttttttttcagtgactgAATAAGCCAAATTCACATGAATACAAGTGTTATAATTTGTtaaagtatatgtatatattaatgtCATGCACTTGCAACTGATCAGTTTAACTTCCATGGCAGAAGAAGGTGTTCTgtataagaaggaaaaaaaggatttcTGTATACCCACACAGGattgtgtaaaatgttttaagcTTCCCCTGACTTCTGGTTTATagttctgtatgtgtgtaagcTATAAGCTtatcattctccatcaaactGCATAGCCACGGTAAACAACTGATTCATTTTTTCCAGTTAGTGAATGGCTCCAGGAAACCATGTAAGCCAAAGTAAACACTTTCTAATCATTGGATTTTAATGATGTAGGCCTATTGTATAGATTAATAATATAATCACAtgctaaacacacacgcacacacacacacacacacacacacacacacacacacactaaaaacaGTGTTGCGCAGTGATAACAACAAACCCATTAATGTCAGCCTACCTGCTATAGGTAGCCTTAGTATTTTTGTCATGAATATTAGTCTTCTTTGAAATATTACttgtaaaaagtatgatatTTGTCATGTCTACGCTGAAATCC harbors:
- the thy1 gene encoding uncharacterized protein thy1, encoding MMYYSVLASFCLLGMASSQSINSLTACLTKDQNLQMECRFTLPNQGNATCTYVVDKKVAASTNITNKVDPAFQNRGSVNMHSDKCVFTLTGFADSEPKMYNCTIQQDKSVLNMGLTVDKKKTVACSAGNTLKHGGVILLLAFVLPLLSGML